The genomic window TTTAAAGGAACGCTGGGAAAACTTTTCACCGGGTACAAAGATACACTTTCATCAAATCTATCTCTTGTAAGAGAACTAATATCGTCAGGATTTGACTTTATAAGTGCACCTGCTGACGAAATAAACACATTAAAGAAGCTAATAGCTTCTGAAGAGAAAGCCCTGCTCCTTAAAATGGCACGTAAATTCCTTCTTCTTAAAGAAAGAATCTGAAATCAGCAAAACTCCTTATTTTTAAAGCTTGCAAAAGGTATTTTTATACAGAAAGATCTGTCTGCAGGAAAATTTCAACCCCACACCTTGACAAATCCAGATTTTGAATGTAAATATTGCGTGCTTTCCCGCAAAAAATTTTTTCAGGAGGTAAAAATGGAAACAGTAAAACTGCAGGCTACCCTGAGAAAGGGAACAGGAAAAGGGGTAGCAAGAAAACTACGCAGGGAAGGCCTTCTTCCAGCTGTAATATACGGCGGAGGAAGACCGGAAGCTACACCTATCGCTATAAAAGCAAGCGATATCAAGAAAATCAAACACCACTCAGGGCTTATCTATATCGACCTTGAGGGTGAAGAGAGAGTTTGTATTCTGAAAGATATTCAGTACAACTATCTTGGAGATGTTCCTCTCCATGTTGACTTCCACGAAGTAACTTTCGGTGAAGTTATAACCACCACTGTTGAAATTGAATTCGTTGGAACACCTGTTGGAGTGAAAGAGGAAAACGGTGTCCTTGAAATCTTCTTAAGAGAAGTTGAAATTGAAACTCTTCCAAAATCTATCCCGGAAAAGCTTGTTGTTGACATTTCCAACCTTCATGCAGGAGACGCACTTCACGTAAGTGATATTCCTGTGCCTGAAGGTGTTAGAATCCTTGAAGACCCAGAAACAGCCGTTGTTGTTGTTTCTGAGCAAGAGGAAGCTCCTGCTGAAGAAGAATCTGAAGAAGAGGCTTCTGAATAGTCATGGTAAAACTGGTGGTTGGACTTGGCAATCCTGGAAAAGAGTATGCCAAAACAAGGCATAACGTTGGATGGATGGTTCTTGACAAAGTAGCAAATCAATTTGAAGAGCCGTTTTCAAAGGAGAAATTTAAAGGAGTAATTGCTGAAATCCAATCGCCACACGGAAAAGTTATACTGCTAAAACCTTTAACATACATGAATAGGAGCGGTGAAAGCGTCGCCGAAGCTGTAAAGTTTTACAAACTAAATCCAGAAGAGATTCTTGTGATCTCTGACGACCTTGATATGCCTGTCGGTAAAGTAAGGATGAGAAAAGAGGGAAAGCACGGCGGGCACAGAGGGCTCATGTCAATAGAGGAAAAACTCGGCAGCAGCCGCTTCCCGAGAATAAAAATCGGGATAGGAAGACCAGAAAGAAAAGAGATGGTCGCAAATTATGTACTGCAACCATTTTCTAAAGAGCAACTGCCGATTATAGAGATGGCAATTGATGAAGCTACCAGATGGGTAACCGAGATAATAGATGGAAAACCGATAGAAGCAAAAACATGTAGTTTCTAAGCCAATTTTAACGGAGGTAAAGATGAGGGAATACTATTATGAGACAGTTTATATAATGAGACCCACTCTTTCTGAAGAGGAAGTAGAAAAAGTGATGGAAAAGGTTTCTGGTGCTGTAGAAAAGTTTAACGGAGAAATAATCCACACAGAAAAATGGGGTAAAAAACAGCTTGCATACCCTATCAATGACTATCCAATGGGATACTACGTTTTACTTCACATCAAGACAAACGAAAGAGATTTTGTAAAGAATCTGGAAAACTTCTTTAGAATTAACGAGGATATAATCAGGTTTCTCTCATTCAGAATAAAACCGTCTGAAGTTAAAGGATTAAAAAAGGAAGAATCCAAACCTAATTCTGAGGAAGCAAATGGCTAATTTAAATAAAGTCTTTCTCGCAGGAAGACTCACCAGAGACCCTGAACTTCAGCATACAAGTCAGGGAACGCCGTTCACAAGATTTACAATAGCCGTAAACAGAAGCTACAAAGACCGAAACGGCAACTGGCAGGAAGAAACATCTTTTATAGATATTGTTGTATGGGGAGATGCAGCAGACAGAGCCGTTAGCAGATTTAACAAAGGAACAGAAGTTTTAGTAGAAGGACGTTTAAGACAGTCTTCCTGGGAAACTGACTCAGGAGAAAAGCGTTCAAAAATAGAAGTTGTAGCTGACAGAGTTCAACTTCTTTCCCAACCTGGAGGAAAAGGTTCTGAAAGTTCGGAAGAGATTGATGACATTGAATTTTAAGGAGGTTAAAAATGGCTGAACAGAGAAGATTTATCAGAAGAAAGAAATACTGCAAATTTTGTGCTCAAAAGATAGAAAAAATAGATTATAAAAATGTTGAACTTTTAAAGCCTTTCATTAGTGAAAGAGGAAGAATCATTCCAAGAAGAATATCCGGAGTTTGCTCTAAACATCAAAGACAACTTGCAAAAGCTGTTAAAAGAGCAAGACACCTTGCATTATTACCGTTTGTTAAAGTGGACTAATGAACAGGTATAAAGTAACCTTTGTGATTTTAATTCTCATATGTGTTGCAGGTTTTACACTTGGAAGGGAGTCCCTGGCACCCTTTGGATGGGGACTTTCCCTGTTTATTCCTGCAGCTATATATACAGGGATAAAAAACGAAGGAATTGTTCCTGTTTCTTTTGTATCGGTTGCAGGAATCGCTGCTGTCTTTTTACTATCCGGCTGGGAAACAGCTTTAAGTATAGCAGAGATGGCACTTCCAGGATATTTACTTACAGGAGCTATAAAAAAAGGTATAAAAGATGGAAGGCTTGCACTACTCTTAACATTGTACTTTTACCTTGTCAGTATTGCTGAGGATTTTCTGTTTGGACCACCTAAAGATTTTACCGCCATTCAAACTATACTCCCCTTTAGGTGGGGTATTTACTTTTTCTCTTCAGCATTTTTTGCAGTGATAGTTATAGGAACAGTAGCTGTAATAGGAAAGGAGAAAATTAATTTCAAAAACATAAATTTTGGCGCCATTCCTGTAGTAATATTCATTTTAGGCGGAATTCTATCCCTGATTAAATGGTTACCAGAGCTTCAAATCATTGGAGCCAATTTAACAATAGCAACAGTAGGTTTTTTCTTGATACAAGGATTTGCTGTTACAGTCTCACTTATAGACAGACTGGGAACATTTTCAAGACTTGTTATTTTTTTTGTAGCAATAATTTTTCCTTTAATAGCCCTGCTCATTGTAAGTCTTATGGGGCTTTTTGATTTCTGGTTTGACTTTAGAAAACTTAAAGGAGGTAGAACATGAAAGTTATACTCATTAAAGATATGGAAAATCTTGGAAAGGTCGGTGAAATAGTAGAAGTGAAAGATGGATATGCAAGAAACTATCTGATACCTCAGGGGATAGCTCTCCCAGCTACAGATTCCAACGTAAGAAAAGTTAAAAACGAAATAAACGCTCTCAAGAAAAAAGCTGCAAAGCAGCTTGAAAGATTTAAAGAACTTGCTGAAAAACTTTCATCTGTAAGAGTCACAATAAAACATGAAGCTGGTGAAGAAGGTAAACTGTTCGGTTCTGTTACTACCTCTCAGATAGAGAAAGCTCTCAATGAAGCAGGATTTGATGAGATTG from Desulfurobacterium atlanticum includes these protein-coding regions:
- the rplI gene encoding 50S ribosomal protein L9; the encoded protein is MKVILIKDMENLGKVGEIVEVKDGYARNYLIPQGIALPATDSNVRKVKNEINALKKKAAKQLERFKELAEKLSSVRVTIKHEAGEEGKLFGSVTTSQIEKALNEAGFDEIEKKQIILEKPIRETGTYDVKIHLFQDIEATITVDVVPLKKD
- the rpsF gene encoding 30S ribosomal protein S6: MREYYYETVYIMRPTLSEEEVEKVMEKVSGAVEKFNGEIIHTEKWGKKQLAYPINDYPMGYYVLLHIKTNERDFVKNLENFFRINEDIIRFLSFRIKPSEVKGLKKEESKPNSEEANG
- a CDS encoding 50S ribosomal protein L25, with amino-acid sequence METVKLQATLRKGTGKGVARKLRREGLLPAVIYGGGRPEATPIAIKASDIKKIKHHSGLIYIDLEGEERVCILKDIQYNYLGDVPLHVDFHEVTFGEVITTTVEIEFVGTPVGVKEENGVLEIFLREVEIETLPKSIPEKLVVDISNLHAGDALHVSDIPVPEGVRILEDPETAVVVVSEQEEAPAEEESEEEASE
- a CDS encoding single-stranded DNA-binding protein, whose protein sequence is MANLNKVFLAGRLTRDPELQHTSQGTPFTRFTIAVNRSYKDRNGNWQEETSFIDIVVWGDAADRAVSRFNKGTEVLVEGRLRQSSWETDSGEKRSKIEVVADRVQLLSQPGGKGSESSEEIDDIEF
- the rpsR gene encoding 30S ribosomal protein S18, whose product is MAEQRRFIRRKKYCKFCAQKIEKIDYKNVELLKPFISERGRIIPRRISGVCSKHQRQLAKAVKRARHLALLPFVKVD
- the pth gene encoding aminoacyl-tRNA hydrolase; its protein translation is MVKLVVGLGNPGKEYAKTRHNVGWMVLDKVANQFEEPFSKEKFKGVIAEIQSPHGKVILLKPLTYMNRSGESVAEAVKFYKLNPEEILVISDDLDMPVGKVRMRKEGKHGGHRGLMSIEEKLGSSRFPRIKIGIGRPERKEMVANYVLQPFSKEQLPIIEMAIDEATRWVTEIIDGKPIEAKTCSF